A stretch of the Erinaceus europaeus chromosome 1, mEriEur2.1, whole genome shotgun sequence genome encodes the following:
- the KLF10 gene encoding Krueppel-like factor 10 isoform X1, with protein sequence MLNFGAALQPTAAGRMEMISDRSKESVYSWNKTAEKSDVEAVEALMSMSCSWKSNFKKYFENRPVTPVSDMSEEENVLPGTPDFHTIPAFCLTPPYSPSDFEPSQVSNLVAPAPSTGHFKTSDPAKPHIAAPLKEEEKDSVPTPRLPKAQATSVIRHTADAQLCHHQSCPVRAANILRYQDSSFQRGFHLNGEATRKNIPCAAVSPSRSQGERNTVADTDEKASAALYDFSVPPSETVICRPQSAPVSPHQKSVVVSPPAVAAGGVPPMPVICQMVPLPANSPVVTTVVPSTPASPPSAVCPPVVFMGAQVPKGAVMFVVPQPVVQSPKPAVVSPNGIRLSPIAPAPGFSPSTAKVTPQIDSSRIRSHICSHPGCGKTYFKSSHLKAHMRTHTGEKPFSCSWKGCERRFARSDELSRHRRTHTGEKKFVCPMCDRRFMRSDHLTKHARRHLSAKKLPNWQMEVSKLNDIALPPTPAPAQ encoded by the exons ATGCTCAACTTCGGCGCTGCGCTGCAGCCCACCGCG GCAGGAAGAATGGAAATGATTTCTGACAGGTCAAAAGAGAGTGTGTACTCCTGGAATAAAACTGCAGAGAAAAGTGATGTTGAAGCTGTAGAAGCACTCATGTCCATGAGCTGCAGTTGGAAGTCCAATTTTAAGAAATACTTTGAAAACAGACCAGTTACACCAGTATCTGATATGTCAGAGGAAGAGAATGTGCTTCCTGGTACTCCTGATTTTCATACGATTCCAGCATTT TGTTTGACTCCACCTTACAGCCCTTCTGATTTTGAACCTTCCCAAGTGTCAAATCTGGTGGCACCAGCGCCATCTACTGGACACTTCAAGACCTCAGATCCTGCCAAACCTCACATTGCTGCACCattaaaagaggaagagaaggattcAGTGCctacccccaggctccccaaagcTCAGGCAACAAGTGTGATTCGACATACGGCCGATGCCCAGTTATGCCACCATCAGTCCTGCCCAGTGAGAGCAGCCAACATCCTCAGATATCAGGACAGCTCTTTCCAAAGAGGATTCCACCTGAATGGTGAAGCTACCAGAAAAAACATACCTTGTGCAGCTGTGTCGCCAAGCAGGTCCCAGGGTGAGAGAAATACAGTGGCAGACACTGATGAGAAAGCCAGTGCTGCACTGTATGACTTCTCTGTGCCTCCCTCAGAGACAGTCATCTGCAGGCCCCAGTCGGCCCCTGTGTCCCCTCACCAGAAGTCTGTTGtggtctctccacctgcagtggccgCAGGGGGAGTGCCACCCATGCCGGTCATCTGCCAGATGGTCCCCCTTCCTGCAAACAGCCCTGTGGTGACAACAGTTGTTCCCAGCACTCCAGCCAGCCCACCGTCTGCAGTCTGCCCGCCAGTCGTGTTCATGGGCGCACAGGTGCCCAAGGGCGCTGTTATGTTCGTTGTACCCCAACCTGTCGTGCagagccccaaacctgcagtGGTGAGCCCCAATGGTATCAGACTCTCTCCCATTGCCCCTGCGCCTGGCTTCTCCCCTTCCACAGCAAAAGTCACTCCTCAGATTGACTCCTCAAGGATAAGAAGTCACATCTGTAGTCACCCAGGATGTGGCAAGACCTATTTTAAAAGTTCTCATCTGAAGGCCCACATGCGAACACATACAG GAGAAAAACCTTTTAGCTGCAGCTGGAAAGGTTGTGAAAGGAGGTTTGCCCGTTCTGATGAACTCTCCAGGCACCGGCGGACCCACACAGGTGAGAAGAAGTTCGTCTGTCCCATGTGTGACCGTCGCTTTATGAGGAGTGACCACTTGACCAAGCATGCCCGGCGTCATCTGTCTGCCAAGAAACTCCCAAACTGGCAGATGGAAGTGAGCAAGCTCAACGACATTGCCTTACCTCCAACTCCTGCTCCCGCACAATGA
- the KLF10 gene encoding Krueppel-like factor 10 isoform X2 has translation MEMISDRSKESVYSWNKTAEKSDVEAVEALMSMSCSWKSNFKKYFENRPVTPVSDMSEEENVLPGTPDFHTIPAFCLTPPYSPSDFEPSQVSNLVAPAPSTGHFKTSDPAKPHIAAPLKEEEKDSVPTPRLPKAQATSVIRHTADAQLCHHQSCPVRAANILRYQDSSFQRGFHLNGEATRKNIPCAAVSPSRSQGERNTVADTDEKASAALYDFSVPPSETVICRPQSAPVSPHQKSVVVSPPAVAAGGVPPMPVICQMVPLPANSPVVTTVVPSTPASPPSAVCPPVVFMGAQVPKGAVMFVVPQPVVQSPKPAVVSPNGIRLSPIAPAPGFSPSTAKVTPQIDSSRIRSHICSHPGCGKTYFKSSHLKAHMRTHTGEKPFSCSWKGCERRFARSDELSRHRRTHTGEKKFVCPMCDRRFMRSDHLTKHARRHLSAKKLPNWQMEVSKLNDIALPPTPAPAQ, from the exons ATGGAAATGATTTCTGACAGGTCAAAAGAGAGTGTGTACTCCTGGAATAAAACTGCAGAGAAAAGTGATGTTGAAGCTGTAGAAGCACTCATGTCCATGAGCTGCAGTTGGAAGTCCAATTTTAAGAAATACTTTGAAAACAGACCAGTTACACCAGTATCTGATATGTCAGAGGAAGAGAATGTGCTTCCTGGTACTCCTGATTTTCATACGATTCCAGCATTT TGTTTGACTCCACCTTACAGCCCTTCTGATTTTGAACCTTCCCAAGTGTCAAATCTGGTGGCACCAGCGCCATCTACTGGACACTTCAAGACCTCAGATCCTGCCAAACCTCACATTGCTGCACCattaaaagaggaagagaaggattcAGTGCctacccccaggctccccaaagcTCAGGCAACAAGTGTGATTCGACATACGGCCGATGCCCAGTTATGCCACCATCAGTCCTGCCCAGTGAGAGCAGCCAACATCCTCAGATATCAGGACAGCTCTTTCCAAAGAGGATTCCACCTGAATGGTGAAGCTACCAGAAAAAACATACCTTGTGCAGCTGTGTCGCCAAGCAGGTCCCAGGGTGAGAGAAATACAGTGGCAGACACTGATGAGAAAGCCAGTGCTGCACTGTATGACTTCTCTGTGCCTCCCTCAGAGACAGTCATCTGCAGGCCCCAGTCGGCCCCTGTGTCCCCTCACCAGAAGTCTGTTGtggtctctccacctgcagtggccgCAGGGGGAGTGCCACCCATGCCGGTCATCTGCCAGATGGTCCCCCTTCCTGCAAACAGCCCTGTGGTGACAACAGTTGTTCCCAGCACTCCAGCCAGCCCACCGTCTGCAGTCTGCCCGCCAGTCGTGTTCATGGGCGCACAGGTGCCCAAGGGCGCTGTTATGTTCGTTGTACCCCAACCTGTCGTGCagagccccaaacctgcagtGGTGAGCCCCAATGGTATCAGACTCTCTCCCATTGCCCCTGCGCCTGGCTTCTCCCCTTCCACAGCAAAAGTCACTCCTCAGATTGACTCCTCAAGGATAAGAAGTCACATCTGTAGTCACCCAGGATGTGGCAAGACCTATTTTAAAAGTTCTCATCTGAAGGCCCACATGCGAACACATACAG GAGAAAAACCTTTTAGCTGCAGCTGGAAAGGTTGTGAAAGGAGGTTTGCCCGTTCTGATGAACTCTCCAGGCACCGGCGGACCCACACAGGTGAGAAGAAGTTCGTCTGTCCCATGTGTGACCGTCGCTTTATGAGGAGTGACCACTTGACCAAGCATGCCCGGCGTCATCTGTCTGCCAAGAAACTCCCAAACTGGCAGATGGAAGTGAGCAAGCTCAACGACATTGCCTTACCTCCAACTCCTGCTCCCGCACAATGA